The DNA sequence GCGCGCCGCCGACTTGGACGTGGGGGTCAACGGGCAGATCGAATACGTGTTTGGGGCGGCCACCGAGTCCGTGAGGAGGCTACTGCGCCTCGACGAGACGTCCGGCTGGCTCAGTGTCCTTCACCGCATCGACCGCGAGGAGGTGAACCAGCTGCGCTTCACAGTCATGGCCCGCGACCGCGGACAGCCCCCCAAGACCGACAAGGCCACCGTGGTCCTCAATATCAAGGACGAGAACGACAACGTGCCGTCCATTGAAATCCGCAAGATCGGGCGCATCCCACTCAAGGACGGGGTAGCCAACGTGGCAGAGGACGTTCTGGTTGACACCCCCATCGCCCTGGTGCAGGTGTCCGACCGAGACCAAGGCGAGAACGGGGTGGTCACCTGTACCGTGGTGGGCGACGTGCCCTTCCAGCTCAAGCCAGCCAGTGACACAGAGGGCGACCAGAACAAGAAAAAGTACTTTTTGCACACCTCGGCCCCTCTGGACTATGAGACCACCCGGGAGTTCAACGTTGTCATAGTGGCGGTGGACTCAGGCAGCCCCAGCCTCTCCAGCAACAACTCTCTGGTTGTCAAGGTGGGAGACACCAACGACAACCCACCAGTCTTTGGCCAGTCGGTGGTGGAGGTTTACTTTCCCGAGAACAACATCCCCGGAGAGAGGGTGGCCACGGTGCTGGCGACGGACGCCGACAGCGGGAAGAACGCGGAGATTGCCTACTCGCTCGACTCGTCCGTGATGGGGATCTTTGCCATTGATCCCGATTCTGGGGATATCCTTGTCAATACGGTGCTGGACCGCGAGCAAACTGACAGGTATGAGTTTAAAGTTAACGCCAAAGACAAAGGCATCCCTGTGCTGCAGGGCAGCACCACGGTGATTGTGCAGGTGGCCGATAAAAATGACAATGACCCTAAGTTTATGCAGGACGTCTTTACCTTTTATGTGAAAGAAAACTTGCAACCCAACAGCCCAGTGGGGATGGTCACTGTGATGGATGCTGACAAGGGGCGGAATGCGGAAATGAGCCTGTACATAGAGGAGAACAGTAACATTTTTTCTATTGAAAATGACACGGGGACCATTTACTCCACAATGTCTTTTGACAGGGAACATCAGACCACATACACTTTCAGAGTCAAGGCTGTGGACGGGGGAGATCCTCCCAGGTCTGCCACAGCCACAGTTTCTCTCTTTGTGATGGATGAAAATGACAATGCTCCCACAGTTACCCTTCCCAGAAACATTTCCTACACTTTACTGCCACCTTCAAGTAATGTCAGGACAGTAGTAGCTACAGTGTTGGCAACAGACAGTGACGATGGCATCAATGCAGACCTGAACTACAGCATTGTGGGAGGGAATCCCTTCAAACTGTTTGAGATTGATTCCACCAGTGGTGTGGTTTCCTTAGTGGGAAAACTCACCCAAAAGCATTATGGGTTGCACAGGTTGGTGGTGCAAGTGAATGACAGTGGGCAGCCTTCCCAGTCCACCACGACTCTTGTGCATGTGTTTGTCAATGAAAGTGTTTCTAATGCAACTGTGATTGACTCCCAAATAGCCAGAAGTTTGCACACCCCTCTCACCCAGGATATAGCTGGTGACCCAAGCTATGAAATTAGCAAACAGAGACTCAGTATTGTCATTGGGGTGGTTGCTGGCATTATGACAGTGATTCTAATCATCTTAATTGTAGTGATGGCAAGGTACTGCAggtccaaaaataaaaatggctatGAAGCTGGCAAAAAAGATCACGAAGACTTTTTTACACCCCAACAGCATGACAAATCTAAAAAGCctaaaaaggataagaaaaacaaaaaatctaagcAGCCTCTCTACAGCAGCATTGTCACTGTAGAAGCTTCCAAACCAAATGGACAGAGGTATGATAGTGTGAATGAGAAGCTTTCAGACAGTCCCAGCATGGGGCGATACAGATCGGTTAATGGTGGGCCAGGCAGTCCTGACCTGGCCAGGCATTACAAGTCTAGCTCCCCATTGCCTACTGTCCAGCTTCATCCCCAATCACCGACTGCCGGAAAAAAACACCAGGCCGTACAAGACTTACCACCAGCCAACACATTTGTGGGAGCAGGAGACAACATTTCAATTGGGTCAGATCACTGCTCTGAGTACAGCTGTCAAACCAATAACAAGTACAGCAAACAGGTAAGATGCAtcccaaatatatttaaatatcccAGAGAGGGCCAATAACTCTGAGACAGATCCTCTtctgtaaagttttattttgtcttttttaacgttattatttaaaattttaatagcagGAATTTAATGTTAATTCATGCACCATTAATTTAGCCTAGGCCATATTGGAGAGGTACACCACTGTATTTTGCAAGTTAGATTTAAGGTTCATTGTTACTAAAGGGAATTTTCAAAGTAGGCAGTGTTTTGCACTTCTCTTTGCACTTGATAGCCCTAATTCGTTCTACATTTACTGTTtccaaaaaaatatgtatatattgttaGTTTtaacttgaaattattttcttttgtgaaactATTTTCCTTTGTGGCAACTAAGTGGATAATTGCGTCCAGAGAGAAAATTTCTGAAGTTACTACTGGTGTTTATGCAAATTGGACAGTATAAAAGTTTTAGCTATGTTATACATAATGCAGTTTTACATTTAAGCGGATGCTGATTCATGCAAATGTAGTACTAAGTCTGAGATACTGAAAAACTGGCTGCTTTGACAAAAATGCTGGTTTAAAGGTATTTACTAATATGCAATGTCGTGCAAAACTACATCTGAAATGCTTTACATCTATAACAATAGGTATTATAACAATTAGGCTTCTATGATGATATGCCATCAGTACTTGCATTCTCCCTGTATGGCATTATAAGTTTACAAACAAAAGTAAATTGGGCCATTTATTATTTAAGCCAAGCAAAGAAAATGTTCATGATCGATGTACTGTGTGCAAGACTATTTTATTATGCATTGGGATAGACTGAGAATATAAAGGTTTTATGGAATATTTGGCACAGTTGTTTCTAGGTGAAATAtgagaacaatttaaaaaattatcttctgaGAAGAgcttcagaaaatataaaatttagttttgAAAGTTTGCTTCGGTGATATATATAATACTCAGATAGTTTACTTTTTATACCCACCAAAGTTTGACACACAGCAAATAATACCTTTTGGAAACTGTTGTGTCTAATACTGCGGGAAACTGCTAATAAAACATTACTATTTCTTACTGTCAGAATTCATCTCAAGAAACATATTTAATGACTGTCAAATAATATCACATAATAGTTTatctattaaatatattttgcatggGGAGTGTGTGATCTGAGAAAAATTGAGATGAAGGAAAAGGTTATTTTGGAGAAACAgacttaaaatgctttttatatgCAATAACAAAAGCAGTTTAAGAAAATGCGGGTTTGAACTAACTGTACTAAAtggcttttgaaaatattttgcatgtgagtttgaattatttatttattttaaaccaaCCAAAATTTGACAGTGGAGAGTTTGTATCTATTGTGTTATTGCTTTAACTGGAACTAGAagcagatttttgttttgtttttggtgctTTTGTCAGTTTTGTAAACAGGAAAGATTTCAGTTAAAATAATAGCACTTTTATAAGATTACTTATAAAT is a window from the Cynocephalus volans isolate mCynVol1 chromosome 9, mCynVol1.pri, whole genome shotgun sequence genome containing:
- the PCDH7 gene encoding protocadherin-7 isoform X1, with protein sequence MLRMRTAGWARGWCLGCCLLLPLSLSLAAAKQLLRYRLAEEGPADVRIGNVASDLGIVTGSGEVTFSLESGSEYLKIDNLTGELSTSERRIDREKLPQCQMIFDENECFLDFEVSVIGPSQSWVDLFEGRVIVLDINDNTPTFPSPVLTLTVEENRAVGTLYLLPTATDRDFGRNGIERYELLQEPGGGGGGGEGRRAGPADSAPYPGGGGNSASGGGGPGGSKRRLDAPEGGGGTSPGGRSSVFELQVADTPDGEKQPQLIVKGALDREQRDSYELTLRVRDGGDPPRSSQAILRVLITDVNDNSPRFEKSVYEADLAENSAPGTPILQLRAADLDVGVNGQIEYVFGAATESVRRLLRLDETSGWLSVLHRIDREEVNQLRFTVMARDRGQPPKTDKATVVLNIKDENDNVPSIEIRKIGRIPLKDGVANVAEDVLVDTPIALVQVSDRDQGENGVVTCTVVGDVPFQLKPASDTEGDQNKKKYFLHTSAPLDYETTREFNVVIVAVDSGSPSLSSNNSLVVKVGDTNDNPPVFGQSVVEVYFPENNIPGERVATVLATDADSGKNAEIAYSLDSSVMGIFAIDPDSGDILVNTVLDREQTDRYEFKVNAKDKGIPVLQGSTTVIVQVADKNDNDPKFMQDVFTFYVKENLQPNSPVGMVTVMDADKGRNAEMSLYIEENSNIFSIENDTGTIYSTMSFDREHQTTYTFRVKAVDGGDPPRSATATVSLFVMDENDNAPTVTLPRNISYTLLPPSSNVRTVVATVLATDSDDGINADLNYSIVGGNPFKLFEIDSTSGVVSLVGKLTQKHYGLHRLVVQVNDSGQPSQSTTTLVHVFVNESVSNATVIDSQIARSLHTPLTQDIAGDPSYEISKQRLSIVIGVVAGIMTVILIILIVVMARYCRSKNKNGYEAGKKDHEDFFTPQQHDKSKKPKKDKKNKKSKQPLYSSIVTVEASKPNGQRYDSVNEKLSDSPSMGRYRSVNGGPGSPDLARHYKSSSPLPTVQLHPQSPTAGKKHQAVQDLPPANTFVGAGDNISIGSDHCSEYSCQTNNKYSKQPFRRVTFSVVSQPQDPHQGSLQSCYDSGLEESETPSSKSSSGPRLGALPLPEDNYERTTPDGSVGEAEHMENDSRPLPDVALTGKCTRECDEYGHSDSCWMPVRTSPERKKSQPKLSTFMPVDERGSQEKLANGEAAIMGDRNRNLLNKKFTSSYETFSAASFSKNEEANPEDIPLTKTGEYKPSPVNTLTRREVYL
- the PCDH7 gene encoding protocadherin-7 isoform X2, producing MLRMRTAGWARGWCLGCCLLLPLSLSLAAAKQLLRYRLAEEGPADVRIGNVASDLGIVTGSGEVTFSLESGSEYLKIDNLTGELSTSERRIDREKLPQCQMIFDENECFLDFEVSVIGPSQSWVDLFEGRVIVLDINDNTPTFPSPVLTLTVEENRAVGTLYLLPTATDRDFGRNGIERYELLQEPGGGGGGGEGRRAGPADSAPYPGGGGNSASGGGGPGGSKRRLDAPEGGGGTSPGGRSSVFELQVADTPDGEKQPQLIVKGALDREQRDSYELTLRVRDGGDPPRSSQAILRVLITDVNDNSPRFEKSVYEADLAENSAPGTPILQLRAADLDVGVNGQIEYVFGAATESVRRLLRLDETSGWLSVLHRIDREEVNQLRFTVMARDRGQPPKTDKATVVLNIKDENDNVPSIEIRKIGRIPLKDGVANVAEDVLVDTPIALVQVSDRDQGENGVVTCTVVGDVPFQLKPASDTEGDQNKKKYFLHTSAPLDYETTREFNVVIVAVDSGSPSLSSNNSLVVKVGDTNDNPPVFGQSVVEVYFPENNIPGERVATVLATDADSGKNAEIAYSLDSSVMGIFAIDPDSGDILVNTVLDREQTDRYEFKVNAKDKGIPVLQGSTTVIVQVADKNDNDPKFMQDVFTFYVKENLQPNSPVGMVTVMDADKGRNAEMSLYIEENSNIFSIENDTGTIYSTMSFDREHQTTYTFRVKAVDGGDPPRSATATVSLFVMDENDNAPTVTLPRNISYTLLPPSSNVRTVVATVLATDSDDGINADLNYSIVGGNPFKLFEIDSTSGVVSLVGKLTQKHYGLHRLVVQVNDSGQPSQSTTTLVHVFVNESVSNATVIDSQIARSLHTPLTQDIAGDPSYEISKQRLSIVIGVVAGIMTVILIILIVVMARYCRSKNKNGYEAGKKDHEDFFTPQQHDKSKKPKKDKKNKKSKQPLYSSIVTVEASKPNGQRYDSVNEKLSDSPSMGRYRSVNGGPGSPDLARHYKSSSPLPTVQLHPQSPTAGKKHQAVQDLPPANTFVGAGDNISIGSDHCSEYSCQTNNKYSKQPFRRVTFSVVSQPQDPHQGSLQSCYDSGLEESETPSSKSSSGPRLGALPLPEDNYERTTPDGSVDSRPLPDVALTGKCTRECDEYGHSDSCWMPVRTSPERKKSQPKLSTFMPVDERGSQEKLANGEAAIMGDRNRNLLNKKFTSSYETFSAASFSKNEEANPEDIPLTKTGEYKPSPVNTLTRREVYL
- the PCDH7 gene encoding protocadherin-7 isoform X3; translation: MLRMRTAGWARGWCLGCCLLLPLSLSLAAAKQLLRYRLAEEGPADVRIGNVASDLGIVTGSGEVTFSLESGSEYLKIDNLTGELSTSERRIDREKLPQCQMIFDENECFLDFEVSVIGPSQSWVDLFEGRVIVLDINDNTPTFPSPVLTLTVEENRAVGTLYLLPTATDRDFGRNGIERYELLQEPGGGGGGGEGRRAGPADSAPYPGGGGNSASGGGGPGGSKRRLDAPEGGGGTSPGGRSSVFELQVADTPDGEKQPQLIVKGALDREQRDSYELTLRVRDGGDPPRSSQAILRVLITDVNDNSPRFEKSVYEADLAENSAPGTPILQLRAADLDVGVNGQIEYVFGAATESVRRLLRLDETSGWLSVLHRIDREEVNQLRFTVMARDRGQPPKTDKATVVLNIKDENDNVPSIEIRKIGRIPLKDGVANVAEDVLVDTPIALVQVSDRDQGENGVVTCTVVGDVPFQLKPASDTEGDQNKKKYFLHTSAPLDYETTREFNVVIVAVDSGSPSLSSNNSLVVKVGDTNDNPPVFGQSVVEVYFPENNIPGERVATVLATDADSGKNAEIAYSLDSSVMGIFAIDPDSGDILVNTVLDREQTDRYEFKVNAKDKGIPVLQGSTTVIVQVADKNDNDPKFMQDVFTFYVKENLQPNSPVGMVTVMDADKGRNAEMSLYIEENSNIFSIENDTGTIYSTMSFDREHQTTYTFRVKAVDGGDPPRSATATVSLFVMDENDNAPTVTLPRNISYTLLPPSSNVRTVVATVLATDSDDGINADLNYSIVGGNPFKLFEIDSTSGVVSLVGKLTQKHYGLHRLVVQVNDSGQPSQSTTTLVHVFVNESVSNATVIDSQIARSLHTPLTQDIAGDPSYEISKQRLSIVIGVVAGIMTVILIILIVVMARYCRSKNKNGYEAGKKDHEDFFTPQQHDKSKKPKKDKKNKKSKQPLYSSIVTVEASKPNGQRYDSVNEKLSDSPSMGRYRSVNGGPGSPDLARHYKSSSPLPTVQLHPQSPTAGKKHQAVQDLPPANTFVGAGDNISIGSDHCSEYSCQTNNKYSKQIRLHPYITVFG